A window from Verrucomicrobiota bacterium encodes these proteins:
- a CDS encoding sel1 repeat family protein, translated as MRRSWKNLVGISVLCLLIAGGLVMAVLWYREPGDGGPAQPAEPRPDFNQTQARAEAGEAQAQNLVGELYAEGKQVKRDFAEAIRWYRKAADQGLARAQYNLGVLHDIGQGVPQDEAEAARWYRQAAENGSADAQYTLASMYGLGRGVPRDPKEALRWYERAAEQGDALARYNLAERYERGKDVAPDLAEAYKWHSLAAERGLKDAASARDSLGRRMNSDQLAEARKRIRDFNQKFPARSESR; from the coding sequence GGTGTTGTGGTATCGTGAACCCGGAGACGGCGGGCCGGCTCAACCGGCCGAGCCGCGGCCCGATTTCAACCAGACCCAAGCTCGGGCCGAGGCCGGCGAGGCTCAGGCGCAGAATTTGGTGGGCGAACTTTACGCCGAAGGCAAGCAAGTCAAACGGGATTTCGCGGAAGCGATCAGATGGTATCGCAAGGCCGCAGACCAGGGCCTGGCTCGCGCGCAATACAATCTCGGCGTGCTCCACGACATCGGCCAGGGAGTCCCCCAGGACGAAGCGGAAGCGGCGCGATGGTATCGTCAGGCCGCGGAGAACGGGAGCGCTGATGCCCAATACACTCTCGCGAGCATGTACGGTTTGGGGCGGGGCGTGCCCAGGGATCCGAAAGAGGCGTTGCGCTGGTACGAGCGCGCGGCCGAGCAGGGAGACGCGCTGGCGCGTTACAACCTGGCTGAACGCTACGAGCGCGGCAAGGACGTGGCGCCCGATCTAGCCGAGGCCTACAAGTGGCACAGCCTGGCGGCGGAGCGTGGACTCAAGGATGCCGCGAGCGCGAGAGACAGCTTGGGACGCCGGATGAATTCGGATCAGCTTGCCGAGGCGCGCAAACGGATTCGCGACTTCAACCAAAAGTTTCCAGCGAGAAGTGAGAGCCGTTGA